Below is a genomic region from Amblyraja radiata isolate CabotCenter1 chromosome 46, sAmbRad1.1.pri, whole genome shotgun sequence.
AAATGTTCATCCCTTCATTCTTTGATCACCTCAGCCTGGAAAGTTGATCCTTCATCTGGTGGGCCTTGCCGTTAATAATCAAAAAGTGATAAATGCAGGCTGCAGACTAATCTGTTAAAATAAAAGACTGGAGAGCGTAAAGATGAGAACTGATCAGGCAGGCAAGCAGCTAATGATAAATTAATATTCAGCCCAGAAAGACCAGAACATCTTATCTATTAACATGAGGAAATATCCAATGAGCAAGTCACTGGCTATATTCTTTCAAAATTGTTCAAGAAAAGTagttgaaataaaaaaaaatttaaaacatgAATTCTTGAAAGTGTTTCAATTGTATTGTTAGCCCGGAAAGCGGACCACAAAAATAATTTGCTCTTAATCTTTAATCTACATTGTTCCCCAAGTTTCTGTGGTGGTTATAAATATTGCTCTTAATTGTGACTGCCACTGCTTGCATCTTTCCCATGTCCTCCATCTGAACCTATGGTGTTACGTTTTCTGTGCATTTTGATTCTGAAAAAAATGTGATAATCAGAAATATTCCACCTGcagtcctttaaaaaaaaattttaaaagtatgtttggaGGAACCTCTTATTTTTAATCAATGTTTCCATTGTTCATTTTGCTAGTTTCCACTGCCTGGCCTGGTATTGATGACGATGCTTACAAGTCTTCCATTAACCGGGCATTACTGCCAACTGCACCTCGAGCAGCTCGAGCACCAGATATTGATATGGGCCGTATTCCTAAGCAGCCACCGTACACAGCTTTTCTTGGCAATTTGCCTTATGAAGTATCCGAGGAGTCTATCCGCAAGTTCTTTCATGGGATGAATGTAAGTAAATGAGGGCAATGTGGCATTTACTGAATACTGAAGACAACACTCATAAACCGAGGGTTACTGCTCTCTGGCCTCATTGCAGTGCAGGACATTTGATAGacgaccccccctcaccccctggttttatttttaaactatttATCTGCACGATAATTGTCATTTTGTCTTTCTATTCTGAGATTGTATCCAATAGATTAAACGACCCTTCAAGATTTCtagcaatatgattttttttttttataaacactTAGAATAACTGGAGTCAGCTCACATTACCAGAGAGAAAGTGTTCTGGGCCAATaccttttcccagttctgatgacagGTTAATAGTAAACAAGGTTTACTATTAGAGGTTACAAGGTtagaggaagagaaggggaggagaaaacaaAGGTGTGCAAGGGTGAAAAATGGGAATAGGACAAGAAAATATTGATCCACGGGATGTGTTGTGCTTCTTTGCAACAGGAGGAACTCAAAGGCACAGGGTGGCAGCAGGGCAGACGAGCAGAAATTTGGGATGGTGCTTGTGTCTAGTTCATGCTGgaaggccgcattaagttagctgtaatctaataaggccgcatccaagaaacttcaattagatataggattatttcgttgaatcttcttttactctttggtattttaaatacgttcattttaagattaaaataaaaataataaaagacgaacaaaaacgtattaataaaaataaaaaggatttgttctacaaaatttggattaattcaaaaggccacacttaatggcctagaaggccacaggttccccacccctggtctagtgTTTGTACCTTGTCTCTTTGTACTTTCTTAGTATGAAGGGAAGTTATTGGCCTTTGTCCCAATCCTTGGAGAGAGCACACTATCCAGTGGAAAGGACGAGGGCATATAGtttgtagacagaaatgctggagaaactcagcgggtgaggcagcatctatggaggcataTAGTTTGATAGATTCATTCAATGAAGAATATTCCATCTCATGAGACCTGCAGCTTTGTGTTGTGAAGTAAGATGGATGTATAATGTTCTGATGTTTTGGGCTTTCTAAAGATCAGCGCTGTGCGTTTGCCGAGGGAGTCCACCAACCAGGACAGATTGAAGGGATTTGGTTATGCTGAGTTTGATGATGTGGAATCGCTGATGAATGCTTTGAGTCTCAATGAAGAGGTAGAGTAAATGTGTTCAACACTTTAATGTGTCATTTTTGTTACAATACCAAGCTGTTTTAAGAATCATTTTTCCTAAATAATCCTGATAATACTAAATGCATTATCCTCCAAGTTTCTTGATCCATTATTATTGCAACTCAGATACCATGTTCCCCTCCCCCGTAGTAGTTTTCCTTCGTTCAAAATGGTTCTTGAGTTGTACAAGATTGCTAGCTCTGTATATATTTGTAATggggcatgggcggaaatcccggggtggggggggtggcacATCCCCTCcacgttttgagaggtgggggacaatcccccccccccccccccccatgttttgtaatccggattttgaaatttggtggaAAAAAGGATTAAAAATCTCcgttttccgcgagacagtggggatgggactgatgatcgagggcgccgattggacgagagagacgtcggtcaatggggtgggggaggggggggacatgatgattcagcgagaTGATGGGAggcgtcggtcagaggcggaagtagggggtggGACAGAGGATAGAGcacagtgattggaggagggagatgtccaggtggagcggagcttgaataggcccgttcgcggggcttttcatcgcccggcgcggcttaaaatcggccgcgggatctttcatcgccccgcggtcaaattgctgcatcaaggtgatcgaggctctcgatgttgaagaCCCCTCCAAGCGAAgaaaggccccacgaacgggccgattgaagccccgcggttcggggcggacgaagctgctgttgctggagttcggagtcggtcaccaaccaggtcagctcccgatgttaccgtccacagggcccgcggccgaagcctcgcgtgtgtgcgcatgcgcgggcGGGCACCAAGAAAGtgtgtcttcccccccccccccccccccccccccatgttttgatagcgatttgcgCCCCTGGAATGGGGGATACTCGCTGTGATGCCTTGTAGTAGCTCTTGTCATGCGTTTTGTACTACTTTTCATTCTTGCTTTAGATGTTGCAGAACCGAAGAGTCAGGGTGGATATTGCCGATCAAGCTCAGGAAAAAGGTGTGGTGTTTTTGTATTGTAATGGCTTGCTACCTACTCCGATGTTCTGTGGGAAAATATGTGCCGAGTTGTATAAAGGTTCCAAGTACCTACAAGAGATTAATCTTACAATTTGTAGTACAATTTTAAAAACTGGATTTAACCAGCCTTCAGGTTGGctatgtggtgttttttttgttgttgctgctTTTGATGTATGCTTCATGATTTTTGTTGAGGATTTTAACGTAACTTTAATTATTCCAAAATAACTATCTTAAATTAATTGCcgttgattttttaaatttattttttgccATTGTTTTTCCTCCTGTATTTCCACAGAGCAGATCACATTTTCTATTGCATATTCTTTTGAACTAAAATTGTTTGGAAGTATGAAACCTAGCTTTGAGCAATCTCTTAATTGAGCTTGGTAACTAGCCTGGATAATGTACTTTTCCTTTGACCTTGGCCAGTGAACTAAAGACTGACCTAGAAATGTTTGTACTTCACGGCTCACTGAATCAGTGAATATTGAAATGTTGGTAAAGTTCTTCCTGAGAATTACTGAGGTGTCTTGACGTTTCCCGTCTCTGCTCTCAATTCAGAAAGGGAGGCGGGCAGGGGAGGCGATCGGGACAGAGTTCGGGATGCTGAGATGGAGACTGACTGGAGGGCTCGGCCAACAACTAATACTAGCAGCGATGATTTTCCGACAAGAAGGATGGAGGATTCGTTTGGGGACAGTGAGTCTATCCGATACTCAACATCACGAGCTAATGCAACAGTTCAATAAGCTACCCTTTCATCTGTTGTTTTGTTGGGATTGAATCCAGTCAATCCATTTGCAGTAAAAAGGAATGACAGatactgatttataccaaagatagacacaaaatgctgaagtaattcagcgggtcaggcagcatctaaagaaaatggataggtgacgttttgggtcggggcctttcttcagtctgTTAAAAAAATTTCTAGCATTTTGTTTCGAACCATCCATATGCAGAATGGTCCCCCTTTCTACTCttccagaaacaaagaactgcagatgctggttaatacacaaaaggagggGGGGGTTTCACATGTGAGATGCCAACAAACCATAGTCCCATTGTGCACAATGCATTAAGAATTGACAATCCTGTTGCAAGGCAATATTGGTCCACTCCAAGTTAGAGCAGGCGCAGAGTAAAAGGTACATCACTGGGAGAATTTATTTGTGAAACTAGCTCTTCCTGTCTTCATGGCAGGAACATCTCTTGTCTTGATTGATTAGTGTAATCACTTCCCCCAAGAAAATCAGTAAATATTTCTAAAAAAAAGATTGTCAACACAGGTTGACAATATTTTGAAAAGTGTAGGTAGCTTCACATAGCCAGATTTGTTTTTCCTTTTAAATCCACTAACCCTATTTGTTTATTGCATTTTTTATTGTTTGGTTATACTGTACTTGTAAAACTATGGTGCCCCTCATGACTGTGGGACAGCCCAGTGTACttgactttgtttctctctctgttGTCACTAACATAGAACATAATATAGAACagcgcaggaataggcccttcggcctacaatgtcatgatgccaaggccaactcttataTGCCTGCACAGAATTCAAAtctgccattccctgcatatccatgtgcttatccaaaagtctcttaaaggcCACTATCACATCGTGGCATCTCTTAATTGCCACTATCATAACATTGGAGGCAGAGTAGAGATGACTTCTACTCACTAACTATGTGTATGGtgcttccagctttctcttgcattttgtgtcattcaGTTAAGACAGCATGCATCATCTATAAAACTGCTCATGCCCAATGATTGTGTTCAGATTTCATTGGTAAGCGTTCTTTGGTGTTTGGCTTCttgaaatgttttaatgtttgtGCCATCTGCTTTTCCAGGAACTAAGGACCGTTACGAAAGCCGTGACCGGGATGGTCCCCGGCGGGATGGGGATAGATTCAGGGATGATAGCTTCAGGGACCGTGGTTTTGGATCGTCCGTGGATAGAGGTGAGCTGACCTATAACTGCATGGTTAACAGTAAAGCACCCACACATCTCTATTGTGAGCCATTGCATGTGTTACAATGAATTTGTTTTGAGAAAACAATGAGCTTTGATTTTGTGTCTCAATAAAAGGTATTCAATTGAACCGATGGGAATGATACTGCTTACACTGTCACAAATAGAAAACTATTTGGAATATAGAGATAAAATTGGACCTCATATGCACATTAATCTACGACTGTGCTCATCCATTTAGCACACATCAGAAATAATGATGCAATTCTGGTGTCGAATCCCCCAGCTGTAGGAATGATGTTATAAAGTTGGTAAAGTGGCACAAAAGATTCACTAGAGGCTGTTACTGGGACTGGCGGGCTTGAGTTGTAAAGTGGCTAGATCGGCTGGCTCTTTTCCCCGGGATCATCGGAGGCTgatgggtgaccttatagaggtatataacatcatgaggggggGCAGTCTAACTAGagggcataaatttaaggtgagggggaaaagatttaaaagggagctgaggggatttaaaaaatatatatatacaggatGGTCTCCATCTGGAAGGGGCAGCCTGGGGAAGCTGTAGAGCTGGTACAGTTACAatgttcaaaagacatttggacaggtaaatggatagaaaatgtttagagggatatgagcaaaCACAGGCAATAGCTTGCTtagacatcttggtcagtatggttgTAGAGCCTGTACAACTGGGTCAGTTGTGTTTTCTGGGCTGCTTTATTTTACTGCAACCACAATAAACTAGCTTTTacatttacgaggcctttaattaAGAATCGAGGTGAATAATTGTTTTGAAAAATTGGCCAATAATATTGCACGTGAGGTAGATTGTGTACATTTTGACAGTTGTAAAAGTGCTTAATAATTCACATAAAGAGCACGCTTGCATTCCCTTTCTccgtcccccccccgcccccaccctagttgtcttgctagtttcactgttcctaTCCTGTCGTTATCACctcgtccacagccaacaatggaccattgtgggctccacctttcctgagtcattggcgctggctctgatttgttttgtactttttcatacctttagtttccccctcatctgactcccagtctgaagatgggtcttgacccaaaacgtcacctaatccttttctccagagatgatgcctgatccactgagttactccagcatttgatgtcgATCTTCATTTTAAGGAAATATGTTTTAGTGGCGCAAATTGTCTTTTTTAGGCAGCCGGCGTGCATTTGGCACTGGATTTAGGAGAGACAATTATGATGACAAGAGGAGTGATGATTATCGGGGTGGTGGTGATCGTTACAGCGACCGCAACAATGATGGATTTGACCGCTTTGAGAGAAGAGATGACAGGAGAAGTGATTTTGGAACAAGAGATGAAACGAGACCGGAAGTTGGAGGTAACACACTTTTATTACCAAATAAATATCATCGAGAGAAAAAATTGAGACCGTTGTAAAAGCTTGCATTGCATTTCAAGTACCATTTTAATATTTGAGCTAACGTTAACATGAAATCTTTAACCTGTTTATATCTATTATAGTACAAATGCAAGTCTTTCCTCATTCAATTCTGCACCCTTCAATGAACTCATGAGTTTTGGATCTATGCTGAAGTAATTCCTACAGCCTGTTCTGCTAGGAGCGATGGTGTAGAGTGTGTGGAAGAATATTTTGCACTTTCCATTTGCTTTGGCAACAGTAGTCGATAACCACGGAGCACTAAGTTGTCATTTCAGGATCTTGGGAATTATCATGGTGAAGACACTATATTTCAAGGGCATCGTacgtgtaacatagaaacatgtaACGTCACATTGCTGAAAGTCGCTCTATGCTAAAGTGTTTTGCTGCCACACTGATTTTGTGCACACACAATAACCCCTTTTTGGTTTCCTGAAATAATCAACATACTGCTTTGTCCCCAGTTAGCAGATTTCCCAATTTCCTGATGTGTAGAAATTGCAAGTAAATCCTGACACTTGAATAATGTTATTAGGCAGAAGATTTTTTGAAGAAATGTCAACAGTTCGGATGCCCCTGATTTGGGGTCTGGTGCATCAATACTCTGAATACGTTtgagaatatgtgacatttctaaACGATTGCTGAAATTGTGTCCCTAGGATCTGTACAGAGACCTAAATTGAACCTGAAACCTCGCAGCATTACAAAAGAAGAGGTTGTACGAGCTCCTCCTGCGGTGTCCTCTGGAAGATCAGCATCCATTTTTGGCGCTGCCAAGCCAGTAGATACAACAGCTAAAGAACGCGAGGTCGAAGAGAGATTGAAGAAAGAGCAGGAAAAGTATCAGAGGCAAATAGATGATCAAGAAAGAGGGATTAAAGGGGTTAAACAACCACGGGAAAGGTAagctctttttccccagggtaaagGAAGGAAGCTGGGTAGATAATTGGATGGAAGAAtgaatgtgtgggttttttttttaatcagaaaTGTTGAGGTCCAGAAGTGGCGGTATGGTTGGCTATAATGCTGAAATCCAACACCGCTGTCTACTTTGAGTAAAGCTGCTATATTCCACCCGAAAAAATTGATGCTCAtcttggcggcacggtggtgtagccgccttacagcaccagtgacccggtttcgatcccaactacgggtgctgtctgtacggagtttgtatgttctccccgtgacctgcgtgggttttctccaagatctttggtttcctcccactctccaaagacatacaggttaaattgtaaattgtccctagtatgtgcaggatagtgttaatgtgccggggtcggtgcggactcgatgggccgaagggcctgtttccgcgctgtatctctaaactaaactccccacAAAGGATAAGCACATCGTTGAAAACACTTGACGCCACTTTGAAGGTGGTGTAGTGAAATCTTAACTGATGATGTTTACATCTTGTGAAAACTCCTAATTGCAGCATTTGTAGTTAAAGATCTTTGGAGTATTGGTGTGTTGGAACACAGCCTATGATTCACAAGCTCTTGATAACAATGCTTGCACATGTTCTTTTGTTATTGAGGCAACCACCTAATAAATATAGGTgttcatttgtgttttttttcttttaacattCAGCGTGTTAAAAATACAGTGCTTCCTATCACTGACTTTGACTTGTGCTATCTGTGGTGGCATGTACAGTAACCTAATTTTATCCTTTTTATTTTTGAATTGATCTACATTGTGAAGGTGTAAATGGCTAGTGAAAAGTTACATCTGTCAGCCTGTAGGTTTTGCATATTGCCCCTCGGTAACCTGCACTGAATGTTGTATCTTGTATTCTGTATGTGTCtactgtggacaacttgattgtatCTGTGTATAGTGACTGGGTAGCAAAGGCTAAAAATGAActaaacttctgaaatgaacttgtACCGAACTTTACAAATTTCATTTTAGCGATACAAAGTTTCAATGTTCACATTGCATTTAGAAAATGACATTTTGAGACATACAATATTTCAGTGCCTTGTTCATGAGTTACTCTTCTTTGGCCTCATGAGCTATTGTTTTTTGAAGTTTTTgcaatgagaattttttttttttgtttctcctATTATTTAAACTAGAGCATCTGTCGGTTTATGGAGTTGTAGTcttacagacccttcagcccaacttgtccatgctgaccaagatgcctcgtctaagttagtcccactttttccgcatttggcccatatccctgtaaacctttatccacaaatttggcccatatcctgtaTAAACATTTAttcacagtttttttttttaattgattaaattcttcAATAAAAAAATTGACTAGAAAGGATTTGCTAAATAACATGTAAATGTTGGGGTGGTTTATGTTTGGCAACAGTtgactttttttttgttgaagaTGTCAATGATACAGGTCATAGATTGAATACAACTGGTAAAAGGATTAGGCAGTTTTGGCCAAATTATTTCATACAAAAGAAGTGCCTGATGACAGGCCAGTTCATGAATTATCTCACAAACCAGGAAGCATTCCTCAAATGTTTAGgttaaatatcactgtaccttaattggtgcatgtgacaataaatctgaATCTAAACATTTGAATTTAAATACTAAATCATGGAACATGTGCTTAAACACAGCAAATGTACATTgctgtattattgtcacgtgtactgagatacaatgaaaatccaCCATTTGCTTGCTGTCGGTCAAATCATACTGTAAGTGcaccaggtagtgcaaaagagaaaataaaaaggaATATACTGTAACGTCTacagaggaactgcagatttaaaaataaaagggGTAGAAATGAAAGTAATCATAAATTTAATGTCACCGTACATGTTATATATTTAAATATTCAAAAATTCATACCGTTATTCTTGGTTTTAAGAGCCAGAAGAGGTAGTCATGGCTTAATACACTCGGGCTTGTATAATAAGATTTTCAGGATCTTTTACAGTGAGACTAATTTATAAAAAACTGAAATTCTCATCAAGTTAAGCAATTGTATGGAAAGCACTCAAGATTTCTGACTAAGCTTGAATTTCATTCTGAAGCTGTCTATGTGTGTGCCAAGGCCAAATAATTGAGGTGCATCGGTGACTTTGCCTTTATACGACCACAACATTATATACAACTGTGAGGCATAGGTAAGGTAGGCAGTCACaacctatttcccaggatggaaaaatcaaatactagacagtataactttaaggtgagagggacaaagtttaaaggagatgtgcggggcaagtttttaattttttacaaagagggtggtgagtgcctggagcacgctgccgggggtggtaatggaggcagatacgatagtggcatttaagagacttttggataggtacgtggatgtcgagggatatggattatgtgcaggcagataagagttggtcttggcatcatgttcgacacagacattgtggtccgaagggcctattcttgtgctgcgATGTTGTATATTATAAAATTATCTAGACCATTGAATTGCCTGACTTGAATATTAACCAATTTTTTTTTcttgtatttttttttctcttaatTGGCACATTACTCATTTTGATGCCATTTAGTGATTATCCCTTGGTTCAATGTAGGCATCCAAGCTGGCGCAGTGAGGATCAGGTGGAGCGTACAAGGCCTCCTAGCGACTCATCACAGCCAACTGAAACCAGTGCCCCTGCAGCTCGAGGTAACATTTGTTTTTTTACGCTGCCCATTAAGATTTTATGGATAAACATTGTGAAAGTCATTGGTTTTTATAAGCTTTTTGAAGAGATATAAAGATTAGCAGATGTAAAGTGCTATGCGGCTgattataaaaaaataaatttaaaaaatgtacaagtataaaaatatatatataaatgtctgaagaagggtctcgacctgaaacgtcacctattccttcgctccatagatgctgcctcacccgctgagtttcgccagtatttttgcctaccttttaaaaaaatttttaaatgATTTGAATATTGGAAGGGTAAATGGCCTGGTCCATTATAAGTATAGTTGAGAGGAGTTTGTAAAACAAATAGGATCTTGGACAATTAGATGTGAAGTTAACTTGAATGTTTATAAATCTCTGCTTAGATGTCAAGATCCTTGACAAGGTGCAATGGAGGTTTGCCAGTTATAATTCTTGGAtaggaataaagggcctgtcccacttgggcgaccccgcgggttctggcgagtttgcccttgactcgtactcgcagcattgtcgacacgaggtcctaggaggtctttgtaactctccttcatgctcgagagtggtctccgtgtactcgatgCCTCAGGtaggtcgtggcgtatttttcaacatactgaaaaatgccagcgagtaaaaaaaggtcgccatggaaagaaATCAACactatttttactcgtaggtttagtcgtagtaggtcggcatgttagtcgtaggtaatcgagggtagtcgtagatagtcttcatcatagtcgaaggaggtcgtcttcactctccactattcggtgtccaattttcccgaagttagtcgaaggagattgaaggaggtcttcaacatagtcaaaggaggtcttcaacatgacattttttcaaactcttctaaactcgccaattaggtcgcccaagtgggacatcctCTTAAAGGATCCCTGTTTGAAGGCGAATTGTCCGTGCTTAAGATGCCAAAGGAGAGTATCTGATCATTTAAATGTACTTACCAGaaatttgttttcacacttcaattGTATGAAATCTGAGCCACGTTTCTGCTGATTCCCAATCAGATCCACGGCAAAATATTGCATAATTGGTCGT
It encodes:
- the eif4b gene encoding eukaryotic translation initiation factor 4B isoform X8, whose amino-acid sequence is MASSGKKKQKKGKTLTLTDFLAEDGGGNTPVYIPSKPVSWADETDDMDNEVSTAWPGIDDDAYKSSINRALLPTAPRAARAPDIDMGRIPKQPPYTAFLGNLPYEVSEESIRKFFHGMNISAVRLPRESTNQDRLKGFGYAEFDDVESLMNALSLNEEMLQNRRVRVDIADQAQEKEREAGRGGDRDRVRDAEMETDWRARPTTNTSSDDFPTRRMEDSFGDRTKDRYESRDRDGPRRDGDRFRDDSFRDRGFGSSVDRGSRRAFGTGFRRDNYDDKRSDDYRGGGDRYSDRNNDGFDRFERRDDRRSDFGTRDETRPEVGGSVQRPKLNLKPRSITKEEVVRAPPAVSSGRSASIFGAAKPVDTTAKEREVEERLKKEQEKYQRQIDDQERGIKGVKQPRESDYPLVQCRHPSWRSEDQVERTRPPSDSSQPTETSAPAARATVRRESEKSLDNEVFSKEEEPQSPVSKSAKPDQLRLKVVPAPPPKENAWTKRTAGGSSSTQNTESEATLPLSPTSASSNKSIRSPSGKAAPVPPPDDKAENEILEKTSPKERGGANSAVSRGQNDGINKDRRKEPDRNSALLANMLL
- the eif4b gene encoding eukaryotic translation initiation factor 4B isoform X7, which translates into the protein MASSGKKKQKKGKTLTLTDFLAEDGGGNTPVYIPSKPVSWADETDDMDNEVSTAWPGIDDDAYKSSINRALLPTAPRAARAPDIDMGRIPKQPPYTAFLGNLPYEVSEESIRKFFHGMNISAVRLPRESTNQDRLKGFGYAEFDDVESLMNALSLNEEMLQNRRVRVDIADQAQEKEREAGRGGDRDRVRDAEMETDWRARPTTNTSSDDFPTRRMEDSFGDRTKDRYESRDRDGPRRDGDRFRDDSFRDRGFGSSVDRGSRRAFGTGFRRDNYDDKRSDDYRGGGDRYSDRNNDGFDRFERRDDRRSDFGTRDETRPEVGGSVQRPKLNLKPRSITKEEVVRAPPAVSSGRSASIFGAAKPVDTTAKEREVEERLKKEQEKYQRQIDDQERGIKGVKQPRESDYPLVQCRHPSWRSEDQVERTRPPSDSSQPTETSAPAARDRRIQLQSHIATVRRESEKSLDNEVFSKEEEPQSPVSKSAKPDQLRLKVVPAPPPKENAWTKRTAGGSSSTQNTESEATLPLSPTSASSNKSIRSPSGKAAPVPPPDDKAENEILEKTSPKERGGANSAVSRGQNDGINKDRRKEPDRNSALLANMLL
- the eif4b gene encoding eukaryotic translation initiation factor 4B isoform X3, with amino-acid sequence MASSGKKKQKKGKTLTLTDFLAEDGGGNTPVYIPSKPVSWADETDDMDNEVSTAWPGIDDDAYKSSINRALLPTAPRAARAPDIDMGRIPKQPPYTAFLGNLPYEVSEESIRKFFHGMNISAVRLPRESTNQDRLKGFGYAEFDDVESLMNALSLNEEMLQNRRVRVDIADQAQEKEREAGRGGDRDRVRDAEMETDWRARPTTNTSSDDFPTRRMEDSFGDRTKDRYESRDRDGPRRDGDRFRDDSFRDRGFGSSVDRGSRRAFGTGFRRDNYDDKRSDDYRGGGDRYSDRNNDGFDRFERRDDRRSDFGTRDETRPEVGGSVQRPKLNLKPRSITKEEVVRAPPAVSSGRSASIFGAAKPVDTTAKEREVEERLKKEQEKYQRQIDDQERGIKGVKQPRESDYPLVQCRHPSWRSEDQVERTRPPSDSSQPTETSAPAARATVRRESEKSLDNEVFSKEEEPQSPVSKSAKPDQLRLKVVPAPPPKENAWTKRTAGGSSSTQNTESEATLPLSPTSASSNKSIRSPSGKAAPVPPPDDKAENEILEKTSPKERGGANSAVSRGQNDGINKDRRKEPDRKDKKGRDSKPITEPKKYEELPTPKFSSASKYAALMIDAEEEEEDSTE
- the eif4b gene encoding eukaryotic translation initiation factor 4B isoform X1, whose translation is MASSGKKKQKKGKTLTLTDFLAEDGGGNTPVYIPSKPVSWADETDDMDNEVSTAWPGIDDDAYKSSINRALLPTAPRAARAPDIDMGRIPKQPPYTAFLGNLPYEVSEESIRKFFHGMNISAVRLPRESTNQDRLKGFGYAEFDDVESLMNALSLNEEMLQNRRVRVDIADQAQEKEREAGRGGDRDRVRDAEMETDWRARPTTNTSSDDFPTRRMEDSFGDRTKDRYESRDRDGPRRDGDRFRDDSFRDRGFGSSVDRGSRRAFGTGFRRDNYDDKRSDDYRGGGDRYSDRNNDGFDRFERRDDRRSDFGTRDETRPEVGGSVQRPKLNLKPRSITKEEVVRAPPAVSSGRSASIFGAAKPVDTTAKEREVEERLKKEQEKYQRQIDDQERGIKGVKQPRESDYPLVQCRHPSWRSEDQVERTRPPSDSSQPTETSAPAARDRRIQLQSHIATVRRESEKSLDNEVFSKEEEPQSPVSKSAKPDQLRLKVVPAPPPKENAWTKRTAGGSSSTQNTESEATLPLSPTSASSNKSIRSPSGKAAPVPPPDDKAENEILEKTSPKERGGANSAVSRGQNDGINKDRRKEPDRKDKKGRDSKPITEPKKYEELPTPKFSSASKYAALMIDAEEEEEDSTE
- the eif4b gene encoding eukaryotic translation initiation factor 4B isoform X2 codes for the protein MASSGKKKQKKGKTLTLTDFLAEDGGGNTPVYIPSKPVSWADETDDMDNEVSTAWPGIDDDAYKSSINRALLPTAPRAARAPDIDMGRIPKQPPYTAFLGNLPYEVSEESIRKFFHGMNISAVRLPRESTNQDRLKGFGYAEFDDVESLMNALSLNEEMLQNRRVRVDIADQAQEKEREAGRGGDRDRVRDAEMETDWRARPTTNTSSDDFPTRRMEDSFGDRTKDRYESRDRDGPRRDGDRFRDDSFRDRGFGSSVDRGSRRAFGTGFRRDNYDDKRSDDYRGGGDRYSDRNNDGFDRFERRDDRRSDFGTRDETRPEVGGSVQRPKLNLKPRSITKEEVVRAPPAVSSGRSASIFGAAKPVDTTAKEREVEERLKKEQEKYQRQIDDQERGIKGVKQPRERHPSWRSEDQVERTRPPSDSSQPTETSAPAARDRRIQLQSHIATVRRESEKSLDNEVFSKEEEPQSPVSKSAKPDQLRLKVVPAPPPKENAWTKRTAGGSSSTQNTESEATLPLSPTSASSNKSIRSPSGKAAPVPPPDDKAENEILEKTSPKERGGANSAVSRGQNDGINKDRRKEPDRKDKKGRDSKPITEPKKYEELPTPKFSSASKYAALMIDAEEEEEDSTE
- the eif4b gene encoding eukaryotic translation initiation factor 4B isoform X4, with the translated sequence MASSGKKKQKKGKTLTLTDFLAEDGGGNTPVYIPSKPVSWADETDDMDNEVSTAWPGIDDDAYKSSINRALLPTAPRAARAPDIDMGRIPKQPPYTAFLGNLPYEVSEESIRKFFHGMNISAVRLPRESTNQDRLKGFGYAEFDDVESLMNALSLNEEMLQNRRVRVDIADQAQEKEREAGRGGDRDRVRDAEMETDWRARPTTNTSSDDFPTRRMEDSFGDRTKDRYESRDRDGPRRDGDRFRDDSFRDRGFGSSVDRGSRRAFGTGFRRDNYDDKRSDDYRGGGDRYSDRNNDGFDRFERRDDRRSDFGTRDETRPEVGGSVQRPKLNLKPRSITKEEVVRAPPAVSSGRSASIFGAAKPVDTTAKEREVEERLKKEQEKYQRQIDDQERGIKGVKQPRESDYPLVQCRHPSWRSEDQVERTRPPSDSSQPTETSAPAARVRRESEKSLDNEVFSKEEEPQSPVSKSAKPDQLRLKVVPAPPPKENAWTKRTAGGSSSTQNTESEATLPLSPTSASSNKSIRSPSGKAAPVPPPDDKAENEILEKTSPKERGGANSAVSRGQNDGINKDRRKEPDRKDKKGRDSKPITEPKKYEELPTPKFSSASKYAALMIDAEEEEEDSTE